ttgtttaccTGTCTCAGACCCTTCCCTGATCTGCCTCCAGCACTGCCCTTCCTGGCACCTCTCCACTGTCCCTGGAGCTTCCTGGgcccttccctgggcctcaggaTGTCGCCCTTCATCCCGTCTGCCCTTCAGGATGCTGCAGTTGAGCCTGTCCTGGCTGGGCCTCGGGCCCGTGACAGCATCCCCATGGCTGCTCCTGCCGCTGGTCGGGGGCTCCTGGCTCCTGGCCCGTGTCCTGGCCTGGACCTACACCTTCTATAACAACTGCCGCCGCCTCCAGTGTTTTCCGCAACCCCCGAAACAGAACTGGTTTTGGGGACACCAGGGCCTGGTGAGTTTGGCAGCAGGACGGGTCTGGGATCTCAGGATGGATGGAGTTCCTGAGGGGCAGGAATGCGGCTCAGGGAGCTGGGTTTTGAGGGTGGCTGGGGTCTGGGaacacagagaagagaaggaggtggCTCAGCCGTTCCTCTGCTCACCCATTCCTCTGTTCACTCATTCCTCTCATCACTCACTCATTCCTCTGCTGCACCACCCCAAGTCTTTTCTCTCCTCActttcctcccactccagcctgctTGGATCTTTTTCCTGCCTGTCTTCTCTGTGTTACTGCACCTCTCAGGGGCTCCTGTGGGAGTGGTATGGGTGCACAGAGCAAAGATCTGGCATTTGCACCTTCTGTACTGCTGGATTTGAGGCCTCCTGAGCCCACTGTCCAGGGGCTGCTTCCTGCCTGGCCCATGTGCTTGTGTCTGCCCATCTCTGGGCTGCTGCTTTCCCACCGGAGTTAGCTCTGAGCCCCTTTCCCTATGCAGTGGGGCCAGAAGAGAAGTGTGGGCAGTCTCCCGCTGCCTCTTTTCTGGAGGCAGCTTCCTCCTATCTTGCTCTTCCTCACTGACATGTCCCAGTCAGCCTTGTTGCCTGCCTGAGTAAAAGCCGGTCACTCCCTTCTCTTTTCAGAAGCTGCCCTTGACTCCGCAGACCTGGGCCTCTGACTTAGACCTGCTCTTCCAGTTGGGGGACATGGCCTTGGTCTGCTCACTTGTAAATGGCATGACTGACGGACGTGTCCACGGGTGCAGTGGAGGGTGCACAGGACGcactagcacagagcctggcctgCGGGAGGAGCTCACTGTAGACAGTTAGAGTCACTCCTGTGCCCCTGGGGGCTGCTGAGAATGGAAGGCCCCGAGTGTGGGAGCAATAGCAGCCCATGCAGACCAGCTGGGATGTGAGAGGGATGTGGGAGCCAGCCCCAGGGACACGTCCTGAGGCCACACTGCTGTCTACAAACCTCCTTCCGTGGGGACTTTTCCATGTGGCCGTCACCAGGTTGAAACCATTTCTAAGATGAGAAAATACATCCTTTTGAGCAGACAGCTTGCCTTCTCCATCTGCCTTGGTATTTACCCTtggatctttattttttatttttattttttttattttttattttttttttgaggcggagtctcactctgtcgcccggactggggtgcagtggccggatctcagctcactgcaagctctgcctcccgggtttatgccattctcctgcctcagcctccggagtagctgggactacaggcgcccgccacctcgcccggctagtttttgtatttttagtagagacggggtttcaccgtgttagccaggatggtctcgatctcctgacctcgtgatctgcccgtctcggcctcccaaagtgctgggattacaggcttgagccaccgcgcccggctattttttaaaatttatttatttctttttttttgaggcagagtctcgccctgttgccgaggctagagtgcagtggtgcgatctcagctccctgcaacctcagctccctgaaacctctgcctcccaggttcaagtgattctcctgcctcagcctcctgagtagctacgatgacaggtgcccaccaccactgtccactaatttttgtattttcagtagagatgggggtttagccgtgttggccaggctggtctcgaactcccgacctaggtgatccgtccaccatggccttccaaagggctgagattacaggcacgagccaccgtgcctggccattatCTTTGGATCTTGGAGACAGCCCAAAGAGAGAAGGAGCAGGGGTCAACAGAGATTCTCTGCAGCTGTTCAGAATCCAGACACGCTGCTCAGGGCAGAGGCTGCACCACATCTGGAGGCTGCGAGGGGAACTTGCTCTGGCTCCTGGTGGGGAGTTGCATTACTCAGGGTTCTCTTTAGAAACTGAATTGACAGGATATCCTTCCTCTTATATCTTATGCATgtatgagacacagagagagagcatgtgtgtgtgaaagagagacagagagagagagagagagagagagtttattatgggaattggaaAATGTGATGAtggaggccaagaagtcccaTGATATagcatctgcaagccagaaaccAGGGGCACTTGTGGTGTAAATTCAGTCGGAGTCCCAAAAGACCTGAGAACCTGGAGTTCTCATATCCAAGGACAGGAGCGGATGGATGAGCCAGCTCCAGAAGAGAGCGCACATCCACCCTTTCCTCTGCCTCTTTGTTCTATCTGCACCATCAAAGGGTTGAATGAAACCCACCCCCTTTGGGGAGGTGGATCATCCTTCCTCAGTTTACCTATTCAAATCCTATTCAAATGCGAATCTCTTTTGGAAACACACCGATggacacatccagaaataatgttttatcagcATATTTTATCTGGGCATCTCTTGGCTCAGTCACATGGAATTCATGGTTAATTCAGGACACCTAGAATTAATCATCACAAGGGCTGCTGGCCTCTGCCTTGCTTTCAGATCACTCCCACGGAAGAGGGCGTGAAGAAGTTCACCCAGCTGGTGGCCACCTATCCCCAAGGCTTTAAGTTTTGGATGGGTCCTGCCTTTCCCATCCTCACTTTATGCCATCCTGACACCATCCGGCCTATCACCAGTGCCTCAGGTACCCATGCAGAGCTTGTGTTTTGAGGGGGAAGGGCTGGGAAACATCAAAGGCCTTCtagcctctcccctccccaagcTTCTGTGTGGCCCCTGCAGGACCCAGGGCCCTCGTCCTGCTTCTTTCTCAGCCATGTTCCTCTTTCCTTCATGTATTCACCAACCCCCATCTCAGCACCTCCTCCCTCCACTGCCATctgtctctgccttttttttgtgTTCTGGGCACCACTGTGGCCCCAAGAAGCCTCAATTTAAGGCCCTATCCTCGAGGAAGCCCCATGCTTGAGGAAATGGGTGTGGACAGAGACATCTCAAACTTCGTGGAGTCAGGAATTGGCAAGAAAGAGATGGGTGTGAAACCGGGAGAACAAGATCTTTCCTGGGGGCAGgttggaaggcttcctggaggaggggttgctggaaaaatgagtaaaaagatGTTAAAGCAAGGGGAAAGGTGATGCAGTGGACATCATTAGTATCCAGGTCCCCCTGTCAGGCCTGGCATCAACCTTGTCTGTCCCTAAGTCTATAGCACTAGGAGGATTTGAGGCTGGTGGAGAATCTGGGCTGTGATTGATGTGATGTTCACCTCTGGTAAGTTTATTCCTTCTACCTCATCCTGTCACTCATCCACCCTATTCATGGTTCTCCTGCTCCAGGCCCCAGGAATCTCCAGTAGGAGATCCCACTCCAGTCTGGGGCCCTTTCTTTCCGTCTGCTCATCCAGTCCTTGAACAGGCCAAGCCAAGCAGGGGCGGGGCAGCATCCCACAGAAACTATGGCTGTAACCTCAAGATGATGAGTGACTCTGGGCAGGTCCTCAGCTCTCTCTGACTGCTGAAATCTCTTTTAGTTGCGAGTGATGGAAACTCAAGCCCATGTGGTCTAAGCAAATAAAGAGAATCAATGTGCTGTAAGTCTGGGGAGAGTGGTCTTCAGGCATAGTTGGATCCAGGTGTCAATTAATCCACATCACTGGGCATCAGTCTCCTCTTGATTTTATGATTCTCTGTGTCATTTTGCCTTTTCATATGGTGTCAACGATGAGTCTCAGAAGCCCAGTTCCAATCAGAAAGCCCACCTTTCTCCCAAGGGTCCCACAGATAGCCTATGTTTTCTACATTGTATTTGATTGTATCTGGTATATGCTTCCACCTGGGATCACACAGAGAAGTCATCATGTGTGGGGCTCAGCTGTGCCTGAGGACATTTGGGGCATGTCAGAGTCTTTTTGGTTCTTGTCTGAGATGTAGTGTGAGGTTGTCTTTTTATCCTGCTTCACATGTCTTGGCCATGTTTGGCGCTTGTCCAAGGTGTAGGACCCAGGGTCTCTTTGAGAACTGTGTGAGGTACTATTTGAGTCTTAGTAGAGTTAGGTCTTAGGGTAGATTTGAATTATGGCCTGAAGAATAGGCTTGGTTACACCTGGGCTATGTTTAGGACATTAATGGCATCATATTTAAAAGTTATCTGGACCCGTCAGTGGAGTAAACAGAGGTCATATTACACCATCTCAGGCTCATGGGAGAGCATGTTGTGTGATTTAGGGTTTGTCATGTGTGTTTTGGCCATGTCAGGAAATGTTAACACGTGTCAGGGCAATATCCCCGGTCCCAGATCCATGTCAGAAGATAGCAGAGAGTGCTGGGGACATACAGGGTGTCCTAGATTCCTGTAAAGGCATTCTGTAGAGTGTTGAGCTATGCTCAGGTGTTGCAGAACATGTTGGACCATGTAGGAGATATGTCATTGTGTGCTGGAGCATGCTGTGTTATTACTGTGCTACTGCAACCTGGTCTGGTCTCTCCTTCCTCCACcatcctcccttcttcctctatCCTTGGCCTTTTTCCTGCTATGCTGGGTGGGAAAAGTGGAAGTGCACAGCCCTGGCTGGCAGCATTCCTCCATACTCAAAGTCCTTCTCTTACCCCTCTCCACGGCCCCTGATGGTCCTCAATGATGTCAGCTGCTGTTGCACCCAAGGATATGTTTTTCTATGGCTTCCTGAAGCCCTGGCTGGGTGAGTAATTGAGGTGAGTGGGGTTGGGGATGTCATTTAGGGATAAGGGAGGGTGCTGCCCTCGACCACTGTTCTTGATTGCCCTGCTAGGGGATGGGCTCCTGCTGAGTGCTGGTGACAAGTGGAGCCGCCACCGTCGCATGCTGACGCCTGCCTTCCATTTCAACATCCTGAAGCCTTATATGAAGATTTTCAACAAGACTGTGAACATCATGCACGTGAGTCCCTTGAACTATGGGTCCCAGTGGAGCCTCGGGGTGGAAGGACCACAGGCATATCTGGTCTGCAATTTTGGTTGTGCTTTGGGGCCAGTGCTcttcctctctgagccttggtttccctatctgtgaaatgggaatattAATCTCTACTTAAACGGTGGTAACATGATGTAGTGGATTCAtgtccctggcacatagtagctcTCAGAAGGTGTGAGATTCCATGTTTCTCTCACAGAAACCCTTCAAACTCAAGAGAGTAAAGATGAAGGTTGCATAGTAGCAATTGCTGAGTACAAACTGCCTCAAAACTCACTGGTTCGGAGCCATAAGGGGTTTATGATACCTAACAAGTGTGTGAGACAGTTGGCTggttcttctgcatgtggatggGATCACTCTTGGTACATGTGCAGCCGGGGGTCAGGTGAGCAGTTTTGCTGATCCTGGATCAGTTTATTCACATGTTTGTTTGGGGCTTCACCAGCTTCAGGTTGATCTAGGATGGCCTCAGCTCTGACACCTGGACTTTTCTCCTTGTATTTCTCTGCCTCCAGTATGCACCCTGCTGTTCACATGGCATAGACTGGGTTCTGAGAGACTGCAAGGAGACTGCAATGTCTCTGGACATTCTTTCTGCAATGTTTCAAAGTTCAACCAGGCTTACGTCAGCACAGACTCAAAGAGGCATACAAGAGGGTCCATTTCTTAATAGAAGTTGCTGGAAAATCATAGTGCAAAGTGTATCAATTCAGGGAGAATTGAAGAATTGGCAGTTGGGATTTTGTGAAGTGCTTAGGATGTTTTTCTTAGTTGCAAGCTGATAAGCTAGCTTTGTTAATACTTCATGGATTCTTCAAGGAGATACGAGagtcctgggtcagagacaaatgACTATTTATTACTCATGGcataaataaacatagcaagtAGTATGTTCTTGGTTTGCATCATTTTTCCAAACCACCCAAATCCCATGGGGTGCCACAGAGAGGTTTCAATAGTTGCCTGCTCATGCAGTACATTGCATGGAAGGAAAGGAGCACTAGACTTAgggaatctgcttttttttgtttgtttgtttttcttttgagatggactctcttgcccaggctggagtgcagtggcgtgatctctgcttactgtaagctctgcctccccggttcacaccattctcctgcctcagcattccaagtagctgggactccaggcacccgccaccatgtccagctaattttttgtgtttttagtacagacggagtttcaccatgttagccaggacggtctcgatctcttgacttcgtgatccgcctgcctcagcctcccaaagtgctgggattacaggcgtgagccaccatgcctggctgggaatctgctttttttAGCAAGCAGAAGCAAGCCTGATATTGGTCCAGGAGCAGTCATTGCC
This region of Piliocolobus tephrosceles isolate RC106 unplaced genomic scaffold, ASM277652v3 unscaffolded_29231, whole genome shotgun sequence genomic DNA includes:
- the LOC111554290 gene encoding cytochrome P450 4F11, translated to MLQLSLSWLGLGPVTASPWLLLPLVGGSWLLARVLAWTYTFYNNCRRLQCFPQPPKQNWFWGHQGLITPTEEGVKKFTQLVATYPQGFKFWMGPAFPILTLCHPDTIRPITSASAAVAPKDMFFYGFLKPWLGDGLLLSAGDKWSRHRRMLTPAFHFNILKPYMKIFNKTVNIMHDKWQRLASESSARLDMFEHISLMTLDSLQKCVFSFESNCQEKPSEYIAAILELSALIEERNQYVLLYPDFVYYLTPDGQRFRRACRLVHDFTDAVIQERRRTLPTQGIDDFLKDKAKSKTLDFIDVLLLSKVGFSGM